From a region of the Eretmochelys imbricata isolate rEreImb1 chromosome 6, rEreImb1.hap1, whole genome shotgun sequence genome:
- the LOC144267030 gene encoding uncharacterized protein LOC144267030 isoform X2, with translation MAAAGPAQLQVAFEDVALYFTREEWELLSKQEKLLYRDQMLRNNQALISLGYSGSTPDLIHRIELGEAELWIQDVEDSKESSGSESPSSAGHGIPGGTRAWAECGESMAGTQDPTSHRGIHAQDSVHPWGKLSRRPDLATHQRLSIGQRPDRRINCGKRFSNPSALTQHQRWHIGERPYHNAACGRSFRQSSILRTHRGTHTRERPHHCSDCGKGFAQSSSLSRHQLTHTGERPHRCADCGKGFAQISHLRVHQLTHTGERPHCCADCGKVFAHSSSLSIHQRAHTGERPHRCADCGKGFAHSSSLSIHQRAHTGERPHRCADCGKGFAQISHLRVHQRRHTGERPHRCADCGKGFACSSSLSRHQRTHTGERPHRCADCGKGFVQSSSLRRHQRTHTGERPHRCVDCGKGFARSSSLSRHQRTHTGERPHRCADCGKCFIQSSILKRHQLTHTGERPHRCADCGKGFVQISNLRVHQRTHTGERPHRCADCGKGFIQISHLRVHQHTHAVEGPHCCADCGKRFARLANLIRHQITHSSAPLATPQPKGLLAASGPGTAPAGVNQGVVLFP, from the exons GCTATTCAGGTTCCACACCGGACTTAATCCACCGGATTGAGCTAGGGGAGGCAGAGCTCTGGATTCAGGATGTCGAGGACTCTAAAGAAAGCTCGGGATCTGAGAGCCCCTCCTCAG CAGGGCACGGGATCCCGGGAGGAACGAGAGCATGGGCAGAATGTGGGGAGAGCATGGCAGGAACACAGGATCCCACATCACACAGGGGGATCCATGCACAGGACTCAGTCCATCCCTGGGGTAAACTCAGCCGGAGGCCGGATCTGGCTACACACCAGAGACTCTCCATCGGCCAGCGTCCTGACCGCCGCATCAATTGCGGCAAGAGGTTCAGCAACCCGTCCGCGCTGACCCAGCACCAGCGCTGGCATATCGGGGAGAGGCCGTACCACAACGCTGCCTGTGGCAGGAGCTTCAGGCAGTCCTCCATCCTGAGAACACACCGGGGCACGCACACCAGGGAGCGGCCGCACCACTGCTCTGACTGCGGCAAGGGCTTTGCACAGAGCTCAAGCCTCAGTAGACACCAGCTcacgcacaccggggagcggccgcaCCGCTGCGCTGACTGCGGCAAGGGCTTTGCACAGATTTCACACCTGAGAGTCCATCAGCTCAcacacaccggggagcggccgcaCTGCTGCGCTGACTGCGGCAAGGTCTTTGCACACAGCTCAAGCCTCAGCATACACCAGCGCGcacacaccggggagcggccgcaCCGCTGCGCTGACTGCGGCAAGGGCTTTGCACACAGCTCAAGCCTCAGCATACACCAGCGCGcacacaccggggagcggccgcaCCGCTGCGCTGACTGCGGCAAGGGCTTTGCACAGATTTCACACCTGAGAGTCCATCAGCGCAgacacaccggggagcggccgcaCCGCTGTGCTGACTGCGGCAAGGGGTTTGCATGCAGCTCAAGCCTCAGCAGACACCAGCGCACGCACACGGGGGAGCGGCCGCACCGTTGTGCTGACTGTGGCAAGGGCTTTGTACAGAGCTCAAGCCTGAGAAGacaccagcgcacgcacaccggggagcggccgcaTCGCTGTGTTGACTGCGGCAAGGGCTTTGCACGCAGCTCAAGCCTCAGCAGACACCAGCGCACACACACGGGGGAGCGGCCGCACCGCTGTGCTGACTGCGGCAAGTGCTTTATACAGAGCTCAATCCTGAAAAGACACCAGCTcacccacaccggggagcggccgcaCCGCTGTGCTGACTGCGGGAAGGGCTTTGTACAGATTTCAAACCTGAGAGTCCATCAGCGTACGCACACCGGCGAGCGGCCACATCGCTGTGCTGACTGCGGCAAAGGCTTTATACAGATTTCACACCTGAGAGTCCATCAACACACGCACGCCGTGGAGGGGCCGCACTGCTGCGCTGACTGTGGCAAGCGCTTTGCTAGGTTGGCCAATCTCATCCGGCACCAAATCACACACAGCAGTGCCCCCCTGGCAACGCCACAGCCTAAGGGGCTTCTGGCAGCCAGTGGGCCTGGCACAGCGCCAGCAGGTGTGAACCAGGGAGTGGTCCTGTTCCCATGA
- the LOC144267030 gene encoding uncharacterized protein LOC144267030 isoform X1 — MAAAGPAQQLQVAFEDVALYFTREEWELLSKQEKLLYRDQMLRNNQALISLGYSGSTPDLIHRIELGEAELWIQDVEDSKESSGSESPSSAGHGIPGGTRAWAECGESMAGTQDPTSHRGIHAQDSVHPWGKLSRRPDLATHQRLSIGQRPDRRINCGKRFSNPSALTQHQRWHIGERPYHNAACGRSFRQSSILRTHRGTHTRERPHHCSDCGKGFAQSSSLSRHQLTHTGERPHRCADCGKGFAQISHLRVHQLTHTGERPHCCADCGKVFAHSSSLSIHQRAHTGERPHRCADCGKGFAHSSSLSIHQRAHTGERPHRCADCGKGFAQISHLRVHQRRHTGERPHRCADCGKGFACSSSLSRHQRTHTGERPHRCADCGKGFVQSSSLRRHQRTHTGERPHRCVDCGKGFARSSSLSRHQRTHTGERPHRCADCGKCFIQSSILKRHQLTHTGERPHRCADCGKGFVQISNLRVHQRTHTGERPHRCADCGKGFIQISHLRVHQHTHAVEGPHCCADCGKRFARLANLIRHQITHSSAPLATPQPKGLLAASGPGTAPAGVNQGVVLFP; from the exons GCTATTCAGGTTCCACACCGGACTTAATCCACCGGATTGAGCTAGGGGAGGCAGAGCTCTGGATTCAGGATGTCGAGGACTCTAAAGAAAGCTCGGGATCTGAGAGCCCCTCCTCAG CAGGGCACGGGATCCCGGGAGGAACGAGAGCATGGGCAGAATGTGGGGAGAGCATGGCAGGAACACAGGATCCCACATCACACAGGGGGATCCATGCACAGGACTCAGTCCATCCCTGGGGTAAACTCAGCCGGAGGCCGGATCTGGCTACACACCAGAGACTCTCCATCGGCCAGCGTCCTGACCGCCGCATCAATTGCGGCAAGAGGTTCAGCAACCCGTCCGCGCTGACCCAGCACCAGCGCTGGCATATCGGGGAGAGGCCGTACCACAACGCTGCCTGTGGCAGGAGCTTCAGGCAGTCCTCCATCCTGAGAACACACCGGGGCACGCACACCAGGGAGCGGCCGCACCACTGCTCTGACTGCGGCAAGGGCTTTGCACAGAGCTCAAGCCTCAGTAGACACCAGCTcacgcacaccggggagcggccgcaCCGCTGCGCTGACTGCGGCAAGGGCTTTGCACAGATTTCACACCTGAGAGTCCATCAGCTCAcacacaccggggagcggccgcaCTGCTGCGCTGACTGCGGCAAGGTCTTTGCACACAGCTCAAGCCTCAGCATACACCAGCGCGcacacaccggggagcggccgcaCCGCTGCGCTGACTGCGGCAAGGGCTTTGCACACAGCTCAAGCCTCAGCATACACCAGCGCGcacacaccggggagcggccgcaCCGCTGCGCTGACTGCGGCAAGGGCTTTGCACAGATTTCACACCTGAGAGTCCATCAGCGCAgacacaccggggagcggccgcaCCGCTGTGCTGACTGCGGCAAGGGGTTTGCATGCAGCTCAAGCCTCAGCAGACACCAGCGCACGCACACGGGGGAGCGGCCGCACCGTTGTGCTGACTGTGGCAAGGGCTTTGTACAGAGCTCAAGCCTGAGAAGacaccagcgcacgcacaccggggagcggccgcaTCGCTGTGTTGACTGCGGCAAGGGCTTTGCACGCAGCTCAAGCCTCAGCAGACACCAGCGCACACACACGGGGGAGCGGCCGCACCGCTGTGCTGACTGCGGCAAGTGCTTTATACAGAGCTCAATCCTGAAAAGACACCAGCTcacccacaccggggagcggccgcaCCGCTGTGCTGACTGCGGGAAGGGCTTTGTACAGATTTCAAACCTGAGAGTCCATCAGCGTACGCACACCGGCGAGCGGCCACATCGCTGTGCTGACTGCGGCAAAGGCTTTATACAGATTTCACACCTGAGAGTCCATCAACACACGCACGCCGTGGAGGGGCCGCACTGCTGCGCTGACTGTGGCAAGCGCTTTGCTAGGTTGGCCAATCTCATCCGGCACCAAATCACACACAGCAGTGCCCCCCTGGCAACGCCACAGCCTAAGGGGCTTCTGGCAGCCAGTGGGCCTGGCACAGCGCCAGCAGGTGTGAACCAGGGAGTGGTCCTGTTCCCATGA